The Methanohalophilus portucalensis DNA window ATTCTGTCTCTGGCCCAGCGCATAGTTTTGCTTTGCTATCAAATTATCAAGATCAAGTTTGAAATGACGCACATTGATATCTTCCTTTTTTATATCCGCGATTCTCAGGAAAGCCTCAAAAGCAATATCCAGATTCTTTTTGTATATTCCGTAGAAAAGGTTGAGCATGTTGCGTCTCAGTTCACCATCTATGATTCCGATTGCTCCAAAATCAATGTAGGCAATACTATTATTCTGGATGAGGATATTCCCTCCATGAGGGTCTGCATGATACAGGCCATCGAGATAAACCTGCTTTAAGTAACTGGAACTAATCATGTGGGTATATTTTAAACGCTGTTCAGGATCCAGGTCCTGTATATTTTTCACCGGGGTTCCTTCCATATACTCCATTACAAGTACGCTTTCAGTACAGTAGTCGTCGTATACCTGAGGGATGTTTACATCATCAATTGATTCAAAATTTTCCCGGAAACGCTTGATGTTGCGGGCTTCATTGCGAAAATCCAGTTCCTTGTTCAATAATTCCCGAAATTCATACAGGAATTCATCAAAATCGATGTTGTTTCCAAATCCCCCGATTCTTACGATGAAAGGCTTTAGGTCTTCAATTATGGATAGGTCAATGTTAATTTTGTTTATAAGGCCGGGTCTTGAAACTTTTACGGCCACTTTTTCATTATTCAGCTTTGCTCTGTATACTTGGGCTATTGATGCACTTGCTATAGGCTTTGTATCAAATTCATCAAAATATCCCATCACCTGTTCCATTGATATTTCAGGTTCGCCGTTTTGGGTGCCCGGTATTGCACATTGCAGGCTCGAAAAGGAAGGCAGCATCTGTTCAAACTCAAGGGGCTTTACGCGATCCTGCAATTTTGCCAGTTCTCGTATGTAACTTTGGGGCAGGATATCGGACCTTTTACTCATTATTTGGCCCAATTTAACAAAAGTAGGCCCCAATTCCTCAAAAGCAAGTCGCATTTTGCGGGCATTGTGCTGGTTCTCAACATCGAGATAACAGGTACCACGTCTACCGGGTATGTAGTTGCGATTTATTTCTTTATATAGAAGACTGAAAAGATTATATTTTGTAGAAATCCTGAGAATTTCCAGATATCTGCGAACCTTTCTTAACATCAACCCGTTTTTGCATTTTCCTTATTAAATATGTATTGTTATATTTTGTGGAATAGGTTTAATTAACATATGTGAATATTTCTTCCCATGAACAATATAGTCATTATAAGATACGGTGAACTGTCCCTTAAAAGCCCGGGTGTACGCAGTTTTTTCGAACGTACACTGGTCAATAATATTAAAGCAATGCTTGATCAGCAGGCAGTTTCATATAATAGAGTTATCAGGGACAGGGGACGTATTTTTGTTGAATCAAATGACGTGGCAGCTGCAGAAGTATGTTCGAATGTTTTCGGGGTGGTCTCTACCTCTTTTGCCCATAAGGTCGATCCAAATTTGAAATCAGCCGCAGAGGAATGTGCTGCAATCGCTGGTGAGTTCATCGCAGAATCCGAATCGTTTGCAATCCGTCCACGTCGCTCGGGGAATCACTCTTTTACCTCCGCAGATTTAGGAAGAATTTGTGGCGATGCGGTGTATGAGAAACTTGAGTCCCTGGGAAGGAATCCTTCGGTGAATCTTGATAATCCTGATAAAGAGATATTTGTGGAAATGAGGCAAAACGCCGCTTATGTGTTTACGGGAATTTCCAAAGGTGTGGGTGGTCTGCCGGTGGGTACTCAGGGTAAAATGGTGGTTCTGGTATCAGGAGGAATAGATTCCCCGGTTGCTGCCTGGTTGCTGATGAGAAGGGGTGTAAAAATTATTCCTGTATTCTGCAATAATGCACCCTTTTCTGATGAAGCAACCCGACAGAAAGCCATCAAATGTGTGAAAGTGCTTAACGAGTGGTCTGCCGGCAACCCCATAAAAATGTATGAAGTTCCCAACGGAAAAAATTTACAGGCAATTCAGGACAACTGTTCTCTCAAAAATACCTGTATATTATGCAAGAGGATGATGTACAGGATTGCTTTTGAAGTTATGGAAAAAGAAAAAGCATCAGGTATTATTACCGGTTCATCCCTGGGTCAGGTGGCTTCCCAGACAACTTTCAACCTGCATGCTGAAATTTATGGTCTGGGATTTCCGATATATCATCCCCTCATAAGTTTTGACAAAACTGAAATAATCGATCTGGCCCGGAAAATAGGCACATTTGATATTTCTACTCTGAGTTCTGCAGAGTGTGGAGCTGTCCCTGAGCGTCCGGAGGTAAGGGCCATGTATGATGCGGTAGTCGAAGAAGAAGCAAAACTGGATGTTGATGGTCTTATTGACTATTCCCTGGCAAATGCCAAGGTATTGTATGAGTTTGAGTGAAAATAAGGCTTGAAGGGATGGACCTGGCGGGATTCGAACCCGCGGCCTTTACGTTGCGAACGTAACGATCTTCCCCTGATCTACAAGCCCAAAAAAAAGACTGTGAAGACCTTCAGACAGGTCTTCCTACTTCTTCTACCTGTACGCTTTCGACGCCTTCGATAGTTGCTATGGCTTCCTCAACAGGCTCGGTTCCGCCTTCCAGGTCGCCTACAAGAACTGTAGCTTTAATGGCCTTGAGGCCAAATGCGATAGGCTCTTCGGCAGTTCCGAAGAGTTCTGAACCTTCAGGCAAAACACCTGCGATCTTTGCTTTGATCTCTTCAAGATCTCTTTCTACGCCATCGGGCATTATTTTAATAGTAGCTGCAACATCTCCCATATTTACACCTCATGGACCCATAAATCCACATTTAGGACAGACGTAATTGTTACTCTGCTGTCTGCATTTTATGCATCTTCCAAGTTCGGTGTCACATTCGGGGCATGCAAAACGTGCAAAACCCTTGTCCGAAAGGTGTACACCGCAGGAGGTACAGTAATTGACCTTCTCCATTGTATTTCTCCTTATTGTGATTTTACTATAAGTATGACGGATTGAGTACATAATCCGTATATAATTTAAAATTTCCCCCTGATGTAGGTACTTGTATCCCTGTTTCCCATAATAGTCCCTGTTATTCTGGAAAAATAGTTACCATTTACAATAGTGCAATTCATTTCATGTTGTTTGAGGTAGTGTGGAAGATAGGTATCCACACAACTCTGTCCCATTCTTATGATGTCAGAAGCGGTAATTTCCCGTAATAATTTCCCCTGTTGCAGGATTCCGTCCACATCTGTTACTTTAATATATTCTGCTCCTGTCATTTGGGCAAATTTAGCACCGATTGTGTCGGATGTGACCTCCCATGAATGAGGCAGGTCGTCGTTATCTGTAAGAAGTCTGTAGGGTAGCAGAATTCGTATCCCTTCAAAAGGTCTGAGGGTAGCAGTTGTATCAATTTTCGTCTTTTCCCTGAGGTATATGCCGTACTGTTCCATAGATAGGATTGCCAGCCAGTGAGAGGTATCATCATTAAAACCTGCTGTCTTTTCCATGTCCCTTATTATATCTGCAAAGGGTCCTCCGCCGGGAACCACGAGCAACTGTATTTTTTTATCCTTTGCCCAACTTTTAAGTGACAGCAGTAATTCAGGCCCCTGTTTTATCAGGCTCCCGCCCAATTTTAATACAACTTTCTCTTTCATGTTTTGTTCAGTTTCACTCCAGCAGATTGGCGACTGCATAGGCGGGGAATACCTTTGATATATCAAGGCTCCATTTCTCTGCAAGTGAAATGCATTCAATACCCAGTTCATCACATGTGTTTTTGATCAAAAATTCACCAAGTCCTGCTGCCAGGACGGTATTTATGTCGTTTTTGTGGCAAAGTTCTGAGATTGCTTCTGTGAGCCTTTCTTTCTGTCTATCCTTTACAGCTACTGCTATCTCTCTGACATCTGCCATGTCAATTTCATTCAGGTCCGCGCAGACAACCCTTGCAAGTCTCCTGGCAGCCTCTTTCTCTGATTTCCCTTGTCCGTCAGCAGTTTCACATGTATATGCATCTTCATCGATATCGGACAGGAGGAGGTAAGCATCCGCGCTTGTGGCAAAGAGCTCAGAGGCGAGTCGGCAATTCCCCTGACTTATCGCCACACTGTCCAGCAGGGCCGCTATATTTGTCCTCAGGACACCCTGATACAATAATTCGTTGTTTGCAAGACGTTGTGTATCGGTATTGTGTGCAATTACTTTCCCGTTTTTTACAGGGATTAAATCACTTGTAGTACTACCCATATCCACAAAAAGGCAATCTTTCATTTTTCTGGCAATGAAACTTGCAGAAGCCATCCAGTTTGCTGCGGCAAGGGAGGCAGGATCTTGTGTATGTTTTACAAAATTACCTCTCTGGTCCAGAAAATCAATCTCACAGCCAAAACTGTCTCTTACAATATCCATAATGCCAAGGACCCCTGCCGTTTTGTTTTCGTAACAATCGGCAAGTTCTCCGGTCATCACAACGCCCACATGAGATGGATTGTGCTTTTCTGAGATATTTTTCAGGACCGTTGGAAGTTTTGTTTCTTTCCAGAGGGGTACATAGTGAAGTTCACAGACAGCGCCGTCTGCTGAGGCTATTTTTGTATTTGCCCCTCCTATATCTATCCCGAGTTTTTTCATAAAAGGTCCTCCTTTCGGAATTCATAATTGCCGGTAATATGTACTGTTGATGGCAAGTTCTCTTCCAGGGCATCAATCAATAATTCTCCTATTTGGGGTTTGATTATTTTACAGATGCCCACAAGCGAAGTGGTTGGCCTGGGATTTATGTCTATTACATAGGGCCTGTCGCCCATTACAATATCAACACCTGTGTACCCTCTACATCCAAGCGCCCGGGCCGCCCTTTTTGCAGTATCGATAATCAGTTCCCTGTCAGGTGTTTCATAGGGGGTTATTCCTCCCTTATAATCAATGGCAGTTTTGTCCCCTCTTCCTGTAATTTCTATGTACTGGCGATTGATTGTCAGGGCAAGAGGTGCATCTGCACAGACAAGACTCACACTCAGGTGTTCTCCTTCTACATATTCGGTTACGACCATGTCCTGGGATATTGAAGGATTGGATGTAATGATCGTATTTTCCGCAGCACATCCATAACGTGGCTTGACCACATAATTGGTATCTTTTTTGAGCTCTTCCACAGTTTCAACAAGTTGAGGTACAGGTATTCCATTGTTTTCAAGGATTTTTCCGCACTTGAATTTATCCGCACACTC harbors:
- a CDS encoding amino acid kinase family protein translates to MKEKVVLKLGGSLIKQGPELLLSLKSWAKDKKIQLLVVPGGGPFADIIRDMEKTAGFNDDTSHWLAILSMEQYGIYLREKTKIDTTATLRPFEGIRILLPYRLLTDNDDLPHSWEVTSDTIGAKFAQMTGAEYIKVTDVDGILQQGKLLREITASDIIRMGQSCVDTYLPHYLKQHEMNCTIVNGNYFSRITGTIMGNRDTSTYIRGKF
- a CDS encoding HVO_2753 family zinc finger protein, with the translated sequence MEKVNYCTSCGVHLSDKGFARFACPECDTELGRCIKCRQQSNNYVCPKCGFMGP
- a CDS encoding ABC1 kinase family protein, whose protein sequence is MLRKVRRYLEILRISTKYNLFSLLYKEINRNYIPGRRGTCYLDVENQHNARKMRLAFEELGPTFVKLGQIMSKRSDILPQSYIRELAKLQDRVKPLEFEQMLPSFSSLQCAIPGTQNGEPEISMEQVMGYFDEFDTKPIASASIAQVYRAKLNNEKVAVKVSRPGLINKINIDLSIIEDLKPFIVRIGGFGNNIDFDEFLYEFRELLNKELDFRNEARNIKRFRENFESIDDVNIPQVYDDYCTESVLVMEYMEGTPVKNIQDLDPEQRLKYTHMISSSYLKQVYLDGLYHADPHGGNILIQNNSIAYIDFGAIGIIDGELRRNMLNLFYGIYKKNLDIAFEAFLRIADIKKEDINVRHFKLDLDNLIAKQNYALGQRQNDSYANLALKYNLSLPSDFSTLERSLILIEGVCLELNPGFNLIDDAKPLITKVMLQRYSPGRAMEYFQLEGDRYLEIFKNLPQGVDDVIETIRGYRIEKLENKTNEIKRNRMYENFASYVFLSIILITSAYLATRADTATNELGIAGFVVAILLFGYSFLRNT
- a CDS encoding ATP-grasp domain-containing protein, which produces MNVLICEYATSIGMGGTFLLEGKAMLKSLAESFVAGHHEIKYTTSATEIQVGTPVYCNEGNIKTVLQAEAKKCDAALVIAPDDLLAGLVKEIEEHTSNMGSSPAVIRECADKFKCGKILENNGIPVPQLVETVEELKKDTNYVVKPRYGCAAENTIITSNPSISQDMVVTEYVEGEHLSVSLVCADAPLALTINRQYIEITGRGDKTAIDYKGGITPYETPDRELIIDTAKRAARALGCRGYTGVDIVMGDRPYVIDINPRPTTSLVGICKIIKPQIGELLIDALEENLPSTVHITGNYEFRKEDLL
- a CDS encoding elongation factor 1-beta, whose product is MGDVAATIKIMPDGVERDLEEIKAKIAGVLPEGSELFGTAEEPIAFGLKAIKATVLVGDLEGGTEPVEEAIATIEGVESVQVEEVGRPV
- a CDS encoding hydantoinase/oxoprolinase family protein, whose amino-acid sequence is MKKLGIDIGGANTKIASADGAVCELHYVPLWKETKLPTVLKNISEKHNPSHVGVVMTGELADCYENKTAGVLGIMDIVRDSFGCEIDFLDQRGNFVKHTQDPASLAAANWMASASFIARKMKDCLFVDMGSTTSDLIPVKNGKVIAHNTDTQRLANNELLYQGVLRTNIAALLDSVAISQGNCRLASELFATSADAYLLLSDIDEDAYTCETADGQGKSEKEAARRLARVVCADLNEIDMADVREIAVAVKDRQKERLTEAISELCHKNDINTVLAAGLGEFLIKNTCDELGIECISLAEKWSLDISKVFPAYAVANLLE
- the thiI gene encoding tRNA uracil 4-sulfurtransferase ThiI, with translation MNNIVIIRYGELSLKSPGVRSFFERTLVNNIKAMLDQQAVSYNRVIRDRGRIFVESNDVAAAEVCSNVFGVVSTSFAHKVDPNLKSAAEECAAIAGEFIAESESFAIRPRRSGNHSFTSADLGRICGDAVYEKLESLGRNPSVNLDNPDKEIFVEMRQNAAYVFTGISKGVGGLPVGTQGKMVVLVSGGIDSPVAAWLLMRRGVKIIPVFCNNAPFSDEATRQKAIKCVKVLNEWSAGNPIKMYEVPNGKNLQAIQDNCSLKNTCILCKRMMYRIAFEVMEKEKASGIITGSSLGQVASQTTFNLHAEIYGLGFPIYHPLISFDKTEIIDLARKIGTFDISTLSSAECGAVPERPEVRAMYDAVVEEEAKLDVDGLIDYSLANAKVLYEFE